In Leisingera methylohalidivorans DSM 14336, a single genomic region encodes these proteins:
- a CDS encoding DUF4169 family protein: protein MGKPVNLNRYRKEKARAGEKARADQNAAAFGRSKAEKDLDKARNAQEIKRLDEHKRDE from the coding sequence ATGGGTAAGCCGGTCAATCTGAACCGGTACCGGAAAGAAAAGGCGCGGGCCGGAGAAAAGGCCCGCGCTGACCAGAACGCTGCTGCCTTCGGACGGAGCAAGGCGGAAAAAGATCTGGACAAGGCACGCAATGCCCAAGAGATCAAACGCCTGGACGAGCACAAGCGCGACGAATGA
- a CDS encoding SspB family protein, with translation MSREIDYGNLMHSAMRGLIRTVLQDISDNGLPGNHHFFITFDTAHPDVELADWLSDRYPGEMTVVMQHWFDNLTVDEDGFAVTLNFGDSPEPLYIPYDAIRTFVDPSVEFGLRFESADEEPEGYSAVMDPAEEPNDAEEHENDKKDADVVSLDSFRK, from the coding sequence ATGTCCCGTGAAATCGACTATGGCAACCTGATGCACTCTGCCATGCGCGGCCTGATCCGGACCGTGCTGCAGGATATCTCTGACAACGGCTTGCCCGGTAACCACCACTTTTTCATCACCTTCGATACGGCCCACCCGGATGTGGAACTGGCCGATTGGCTATCCGATCGGTATCCCGGTGAGATGACCGTGGTCATGCAGCATTGGTTCGACAATCTGACCGTGGATGAGGACGGCTTTGCGGTCACTCTGAACTTCGGTGACTCCCCGGAACCGCTCTATATCCCCTATGACGCAATCCGCACATTTGTGGACCCGTCGGTGGAATTCGGACTGCGGTTCGAGTCCGCCGATGAAGAGCCGGAAGGCTACTCCGCGGTGATGGATCCGGCTGAGGAACCGAACGACGCTGAGGAGCATGAGAACGACAAGAAAGACGCGGATGTCGTGTCACTGGACAGCTTCCGCAAATAG
- a CDS encoding chromate resistance protein ChrB domain-containing protein yields the protein MAAPNEITPAQLLRLIGTPNAPVLVDICIDEDFAADPFLIPGSFRHPHRDIDGLKARLDGRRCVVICQKGIKLSQGMAAWLRNDGIEAEYLQGGMFAWRTLENAPRIPASALPAPVGGSTLWVTRHRPKIDRIACPWLIRRFADPKARILYVSPSEVAGVADRFGATPFDVEDVFWSHRGPLCTFDTMLDEFGLRTPALDRLSLVVRGADTNRHDLAPEAAGLLALSVGLSRQFKDDHQQLEAGMTLYDALYRWARDGQGEGHDWPADRTA from the coding sequence ATGGCTGCCCCGAATGAAATCACCCCCGCCCAGCTCTTGCGTCTGATCGGCACGCCCAATGCGCCGGTGCTGGTGGATATCTGCATTGACGAGGACTTTGCCGCGGATCCTTTTCTGATCCCCGGTTCCTTCCGCCATCCCCATCGGGATATAGATGGCCTCAAGGCCCGCCTCGACGGGCGGCGTTGCGTGGTGATTTGCCAGAAGGGCATCAAACTGTCGCAAGGCATGGCCGCCTGGCTGCGCAATGACGGGATTGAGGCGGAATACCTGCAGGGCGGCATGTTTGCTTGGCGAACCCTGGAAAATGCGCCGCGGATCCCGGCCAGCGCCCTGCCCGCCCCGGTGGGCGGCAGCACTCTGTGGGTGACCCGGCACCGCCCCAAGATCGACCGCATCGCCTGCCCCTGGCTGATCCGCCGCTTTGCGGATCCCAAGGCGCGTATTCTGTATGTCTCGCCATCCGAGGTTGCCGGCGTTGCTGACCGCTTTGGCGCCACGCCGTTTGATGTCGAGGACGTGTTTTGGTCGCACCGCGGGCCGCTTTGCACTTTTGACACCATGCTGGATGAATTCGGCCTGAGGACACCGGCGCTGGACAGGCTGTCCCTGGTTGTAAGAGGCGCCGACACCAACCGGCACGATCTGGCGCCCGAGGCAGCGGGGCTGCTGGCCCTCTCGGTCGGGCTGTCGCGCCAGTTCAAGGATGACCATCAGCAGCTCGAGGCAGGCATGACCCTATATGATGCGCTATACCGCTGGGCCCGTGACGGTCAGGGCGAAGGCCACGACTGGCCCGCGGACCGGACGGCATGA
- the chrA gene encoding chromate efflux transporter, which produces MSPPSWTEMFRVFGRIGVLSFGGPAAQISVMHKELVEDRPWLSEDSFLRGLSFCMLLPGPEAMQLATYTGWRMRGTAGGLLAGLLFVLPGAAVIAALVWLYAQYGTLPAVQSAFLGVKAAVVVIILQALRRLAGKALNHPLDWALAGFGFAALFLFNLPFPLVVLAAACIGLLRKDGSTGDPAHSAPARNGSTLRTIAVWGGLWLLPLIALSLSGAGFLADIGWFFSKLAVVTFGGAYAVLAYISQTVVSQFGWITAGQMIDALGLAETTPGPLILVTQFVAMLSGLTKGGSGLFLAAGAVALWATFMPCFLWIFAAAPYVERIAAHPRLGMALKAVTATVAGVILNLSVWFMMHVTFAGTQVIEAGILHMPVPVWSSINSTAVLLVLLAPLAAWAVRGNMLLLLAVMAAAGLAIAEFPFAIS; this is translated from the coding sequence ATGAGCCCTCCCAGCTGGACGGAGATGTTCCGTGTCTTCGGGCGCATCGGGGTGCTGAGCTTTGGCGGCCCCGCGGCGCAGATTTCAGTGATGCACAAGGAGCTGGTTGAAGACCGCCCCTGGCTGAGCGAGGACAGCTTCCTGCGCGGCCTTTCCTTTTGCATGCTGCTGCCGGGGCCGGAGGCGATGCAGCTGGCGACCTATACCGGCTGGCGGATGCGCGGCACCGCCGGCGGGCTGCTGGCGGGGCTGCTGTTTGTGCTGCCGGGTGCAGCGGTGATTGCGGCGCTGGTCTGGCTCTATGCGCAATACGGCACCCTGCCCGCGGTGCAATCCGCATTTCTGGGGGTCAAGGCGGCGGTGGTTGTCATTATCCTGCAAGCGCTGCGGCGGCTGGCGGGCAAGGCCCTGAACCATCCGCTGGACTGGGCGCTGGCGGGGTTCGGCTTTGCCGCGCTGTTCCTGTTCAACCTGCCGTTTCCGCTGGTGGTGCTGGCCGCCGCCTGCATTGGCCTGCTGCGCAAAGACGGCAGCACCGGTGATCCCGCACACAGCGCGCCTGCCCGCAATGGCAGCACCCTGCGCACAATTGCAGTTTGGGGAGGGTTGTGGCTGCTGCCGCTGATTGCCCTGTCGCTGTCCGGAGCAGGTTTTCTGGCGGACATCGGCTGGTTCTTTTCCAAACTGGCCGTGGTGACCTTTGGCGGCGCCTATGCGGTGCTGGCCTATATCAGCCAGACCGTGGTCAGCCAATTCGGCTGGATCACCGCCGGGCAGATGATCGATGCCTTGGGCCTGGCCGAAACAACCCCTGGCCCGCTGATCCTGGTCACCCAGTTTGTCGCCATGCTGTCCGGATTGACGAAGGGCGGGTCCGGGCTGTTCCTGGCTGCAGGCGCGGTGGCGCTTTGGGCGACCTTCATGCCATGTTTTCTGTGGATCTTTGCCGCGGCGCCTTATGTGGAGCGTATCGCCGCGCATCCCCGGCTTGGCATGGCGCTGAAGGCGGTAACGGCCACGGTGGCGGGTGTCATTCTGAACCTGTCCGTGTGGTTCATGATGCATGTGACCTTTGCCGGAACGCAGGTGATTGAGGCCGGTATTCTGCACATGCCTGTTCCGGTCTGGAGCAGCATAAACAGCACAGCGGTTCTGCTGGTTCTGCTGGCGCCGCTTGCCGCCTGGGCGGTGCGCGGTAATATGCTGCTGCTGCTGGCGGTGATGGCAGCAGCCGGTCTGGCCATTGCGGAATTCCCGTTTGCAATCAGCTGA
- a CDS encoding FadR/GntR family transcriptional regulator, whose product MKIDPNSSADLSVQIAQSIKDAIISGALIVDERLPSESELSEQFQVSRSTVREALKRLAAQSLIRTQRGASGGAFVNRLSFEDAYSQQITTSTLLLSMNAVSFDTACEARYALERACAPLSAARRSADHLATMRTEIFRQGQPGLTDVAFCASDVAFHRALVDGAGNPVLSYQLAGAVEAMQPLMNMITFTARDREVITGLHTRIADAIEAGNGGAATAGLQDLENETRKLASDVFAARAHK is encoded by the coding sequence ATGAAGATTGACCCCAACAGTTCCGCCGATCTTTCGGTTCAGATCGCGCAGTCGATCAAGGATGCCATCATCTCGGGGGCGCTGATCGTGGATGAGCGGCTGCCGTCCGAAAGCGAGCTGTCGGAGCAGTTTCAGGTCTCCCGTTCCACCGTGCGCGAAGCATTGAAGCGATTGGCCGCGCAATCCTTGATCCGCACCCAGCGCGGCGCCTCCGGCGGGGCGTTTGTGAACCGCCTGAGCTTTGAGGACGCCTATTCGCAGCAGATCACCACCTCGACCCTGCTGCTGAGCATGAACGCGGTAAGTTTTGATACCGCTTGCGAGGCGCGTTACGCGCTGGAGCGTGCCTGTGCGCCGCTGTCGGCAGCGCGGCGCAGCGCCGATCACCTGGCCACCATGCGGACAGAGATCTTCCGCCAGGGCCAGCCGGGGCTGACCGATGTGGCGTTTTGCGCCTCCGATGTGGCGTTTCACCGGGCGCTGGTGGACGGGGCCGGCAATCCGGTGCTGTCCTACCAGCTGGCCGGCGCGGTTGAGGCAATGCAGCCCTTGATGAACATGATCACCTTCACCGCCCGCGACCGCGAGGTGATCACCGGCCTTCACACCCGCATTGCCGATGCCATTGAAGCAGGCAACGGCGGCGCTGCCACCGCGGGCCTGCAGGACCTGGAGAACGAAACGCGCAAGCTGGCGTCCGATGTCTTTGCGGCCCGGGCGCATAAATAG
- a CDS encoding ribbon-helix-helix domain-containing protein: MNSRPKKHSLTLRGHRTSVSLEDEFWDAFREIASEDQRAINDLAAEIDEIRGEDCGLASAIRLFVLRRLRAR; the protein is encoded by the coding sequence ATGAATTCCCGCCCCAAGAAGCATTCCCTGACCTTACGCGGGCACCGCACCTCGGTGTCGCTGGAGGATGAATTCTGGGATGCTTTCCGCGAGATCGCCTCGGAAGACCAACGAGCAATCAACGACTTGGCGGCGGAGATTGATGAAATCCGAGGCGAGGACTGCGGGCTGGCATCCGCAATCCGCCTGTTTGTGCTGCGGCGGCTAAGGGCGCGTTAA
- a CDS encoding BCCT family transporter, whose translation MTTETNESEADYEIGQDNIQVMGLDVHNPVFAISALTIVAFVILSLVFKDQAAAFFGWLRPALTSKFDWVFMISTNIFVLFSLFLVVSPYGKIRLGGDDARPDFSYAGWFAMLFAAGMGIGLVFWGVAEPISHYGAAMGGIAAGEDGLRTDWAPLGAAAGDEAGARKLAMAATIFHWGLHPWAVYAVVALALAFFSFNRGLPLTMRSVFYPLFGNATWGVLGHIIDVLAVFATIFGLATSLGLGATQALAGLNYLFGVPVTDSMKVLLIAAITLFALISVVAGLEKGVKRLSEANMILAAALLLLVLIVGPTVAILTGFFTSLVEYAVHLPQLSNWVGREDTSFLQGWTTFYWAWWISWSPFVGMFIARISRGRTVREFVICVLLIPTVVGALWMSVFGGAALDLVAGETGQALQDAALELKMFKLFETYPLTGILSFVGIILVVVFFVTSSDSGSLVIDTITAGGKTDAPTAQRVFWCILEGAIAIVLLLGGGLGALQAAAIATGFPFAIVLVLMCVSVLMGLAREKRGN comes from the coding sequence ATGACGACTGAAACCAACGAATCCGAGGCCGACTATGAGATCGGCCAGGATAACATCCAGGTCATGGGCCTGGATGTTCACAACCCAGTCTTCGCCATTTCCGCCTTGACCATCGTCGCCTTCGTGATCCTCTCCCTGGTGTTCAAGGACCAGGCAGCGGCGTTCTTTGGCTGGCTGCGCCCGGCGCTGACCAGCAAGTTCGACTGGGTCTTCATGATCTCGACGAACATCTTTGTGCTGTTCTCGCTGTTCCTGGTGGTATCGCCCTATGGCAAGATCCGGCTGGGCGGCGACGATGCGCGGCCGGACTTTTCCTATGCCGGCTGGTTTGCGATGCTGTTTGCAGCCGGTATGGGTATTGGCCTGGTGTTCTGGGGGGTGGCTGAGCCGATCTCGCATTACGGCGCCGCAATGGGCGGCATTGCTGCCGGCGAGGATGGGCTGCGCACCGACTGGGCGCCGCTGGGGGCCGCTGCAGGCGATGAGGCCGGCGCGCGGAAGCTGGCGATGGCCGCAACCATTTTCCACTGGGGCCTGCACCCCTGGGCGGTTTATGCGGTCGTCGCGCTGGCGCTGGCCTTCTTTTCCTTCAACCGCGGCTTGCCGCTGACCATGCGCTCGGTGTTTTACCCGCTGTTCGGCAATGCGACCTGGGGCGTGCTGGGCCATATCATCGACGTGCTGGCGGTCTTTGCCACCATCTTCGGGCTTGCAACCTCTCTGGGCCTGGGGGCAACCCAGGCGCTGGCGGGCTTGAACTATCTGTTCGGTGTGCCCGTCACCGACAGCATGAAGGTGCTCCTGATCGCCGCCATCACCCTGTTTGCGCTGATCTCGGTTGTTGCGGGACTGGAAAAGGGCGTTAAACGCCTCTCTGAGGCGAATATGATCCTGGCTGCAGCCCTTTTGCTGCTGGTTCTGATCGTCGGCCCGACCGTGGCGATCCTCACCGGCTTCTTTACCAGCCTGGTGGAATACGCTGTGCATCTGCCGCAGCTGTCCAATTGGGTGGGCCGCGAAGACACCAGCTTCCTGCAGGGCTGGACCACCTTCTATTGGGCTTGGTGGATCTCCTGGTCGCCGTTTGTCGGCATGTTCATTGCCCGCATCTCGCGCGGCCGCACGGTGCGCGAGTTCGTCATATGCGTGCTGCTGATCCCGACTGTTGTCGGCGCCCTGTGGATGAGCGTCTTTGGCGGCGCCGCGCTGGATCTGGTGGCAGGCGAGACCGGCCAGGCGCTGCAGGACGCAGCGCTGGAACTGAAGATGTTCAAGCTGTTCGAGACCTACCCGCTGACCGGTATCCTGTCCTTTGTCGGCATCATTCTGGTGGTGGTCTTCTTCGTCACGTCCTCGGACTCCGGCTCGCTGGTGATCGACACCATCACAGCAGGCGGCAAGACAGATGCGCCGACCGCACAGCGCGTGTTCTGGTGCATTCTGGAGGGCGCGATTGCCATCGTGCTGCTTCTCGGCGGCGGTCTGGGTGCGCTGCAAGCGGCGGCGATTGCCACCGGCTTTCCCTTTGCCATCGTTCTGGTGCTGATGTGTGTTTCAGTGCTGATGGGCCTGGCCCGGGAAAAGCGCGGCAACTAA
- the acuI gene encoding acryloyl-CoA reductase encodes MFNALVVNKDEDSGKTSAAVQQLSLEDLPEGEVTVAVDYSTVNYKDGLCIGPGGGLVRKYPHVPGIDFAGTVETSSDERYKPGDKVVLTGWRVGEAHWGGYSQKANVRADWLVPLPEGLDTRQAMAVGTAGFTAMLAVMALEDHGLEPGHGPVLVTGAAGGVGSVATAILASLGYEVAGVTGRPETEDYLKSLGAAQIVAREEINETTKRPLESESWAGCVDAVGGAMLARVLGQMKYGASVSAVGLAGGAGLPATVIPFLLRGVNLLGIDSVMQPYGNRLRAWQRIAKDLPMDKLEAMVQPAVLSDLPQLGADILKGQVKGRVVVDVNG; translated from the coding sequence ATGTTCAATGCATTGGTCGTAAACAAGGATGAGGACAGCGGCAAAACCTCTGCTGCGGTCCAGCAGCTGAGCCTGGAAGATTTGCCTGAGGGCGAGGTGACCGTCGCGGTCGATTATTCCACCGTGAACTATAAGGACGGCCTGTGCATCGGTCCCGGCGGCGGGCTGGTGCGCAAGTACCCGCATGTGCCTGGGATAGATTTTGCCGGCACGGTCGAAACGTCCTCCGACGAGCGTTACAAACCTGGCGACAAGGTGGTGCTGACCGGCTGGCGGGTGGGCGAGGCGCATTGGGGCGGCTATTCGCAAAAGGCCAACGTGCGCGCCGACTGGCTGGTGCCATTGCCCGAGGGGCTGGATACCCGCCAGGCGATGGCGGTGGGAACCGCAGGCTTCACTGCGATGCTGGCGGTGATGGCGCTGGAGGACCACGGGCTGGAACCTGGCCATGGCCCGGTGCTGGTGACAGGTGCCGCGGGCGGTGTCGGCTCGGTGGCCACTGCAATCCTTGCCAGCCTGGGCTACGAGGTTGCAGGCGTGACCGGCCGGCCGGAAACTGAGGACTATTTGAAATCTCTGGGCGCTGCGCAGATCGTCGCGCGCGAAGAGATCAACGAGACCACCAAACGGCCGCTGGAAAGCGAAAGCTGGGCGGGCTGCGTCGATGCGGTCGGGGGCGCCATGCTGGCCCGCGTGCTTGGGCAGATGAAATACGGTGCCTCGGTCTCTGCTGTCGGCCTGGCGGGCGGGGCCGGGTTGCCCGCCACCGTCATCCCCTTCCTGCTGCGCGGGGTGAACCTCTTGGGCATCGATTCAGTCATGCAGCCTTACGGCAACCGTCTGCGGGCCTGGCAGCGCATCGCCAAGGATCTGCCGATGGACAAGCTGGAAGCGATGGTCCAGCCCGCCGTGCTGAGCGATCTGCCGCAGCTGGGCGCAGATATCCTCAAGGGCCAGGTCAAGGGCCGGGTTGTGGTTGATGTGAACGGCTGA
- a CDS encoding dimethylsulfoniopropionate demethylase, protein MANIFPSRRIRRTPFSKGVEAAGVKGYTVYNHMLLATVFESLEYDCAHLKEHVQVWDVSCERQVSIKGPDALRLLKLISPRDMDRMADDQCYYVPTVDHNGGMLNDPVAVKLAADHYWLSLADGDLLQFALGIAIARGFDVEIVEPDVSPLAVQGPRADDLMARVFGDAVREIRFFRYKRLAFQGVELVVARSGWSKQGGFEIYVEGADLGMPLWDALFEAGEDMHVRAGCPNTIERIESGLLSYGNDMTRENTPYECGLGKFCNSPEDYIGKAALAEQAANGPARQIRPLVISGEIPPCLDAWPLFADGRQVGQVGSAIFSPEFGVNAAIGMVDQSHWAPGTVMEVDTGAGILPATVQDRFWR, encoded by the coding sequence ATGGCGAATATCTTTCCGTCCCGCCGCATCCGGCGCACGCCCTTTTCCAAAGGGGTCGAGGCCGCAGGCGTCAAGGGGTATACTGTCTACAACCACATGCTGCTGGCGACAGTGTTTGAAAGTCTTGAATACGACTGCGCGCACCTCAAGGAGCATGTGCAGGTCTGGGATGTGTCCTGCGAACGGCAGGTCAGCATCAAAGGGCCGGACGCGCTGCGGCTGCTGAAACTGATCAGCCCGCGCGACATGGACCGGATGGCGGACGATCAGTGCTATTATGTGCCGACGGTGGATCATAACGGCGGTATGCTGAATGATCCGGTGGCGGTAAAGCTGGCGGCGGACCACTACTGGCTGTCGCTGGCCGATGGCGACCTGCTGCAGTTCGCACTGGGCATCGCCATTGCCAGGGGATTTGACGTCGAGATTGTGGAACCCGACGTCTCGCCGCTGGCTGTCCAAGGCCCCAGGGCTGATGATCTGATGGCGCGGGTGTTTGGCGATGCGGTGCGCGAGATCCGCTTCTTCCGCTACAAGCGTCTTGCGTTCCAGGGTGTCGAACTGGTGGTGGCGCGCTCAGGCTGGTCCAAACAGGGCGGCTTTGAGATTTATGTAGAAGGGGCGGATCTGGGCATGCCGCTGTGGGATGCATTGTTCGAGGCCGGAGAGGACATGCACGTGCGGGCGGGCTGCCCGAATACCATCGAACGCATCGAAAGCGGGCTGCTGAGTTACGGCAACGACATGACCCGCGAGAACACCCCATATGAATGCGGGCTGGGCAAGTTCTGCAATTCGCCCGAAGACTACATCGGCAAGGCCGCACTGGCGGAACAGGCTGCAAATGGTCCCGCCCGGCAAATCCGCCCGCTGGTGATCAGCGGAGAGATCCCGCCCTGCCTGGACGCTTGGCCGCTTTTTGCAGATGGCCGCCAAGTCGGGCAGGTGGGATCGGCCATCTTCTCCCCCGAATTCGGGGTGAATGCAGCGATTGGAATGGTGGACCAAAGCCATTGGGCGCCGGGAACGGTGATGGAGGTCGACACCGGGGCAGGGATTCTGCCTGCAACGGTGCAAGACAGGTTCTGGCGCTAA
- a CDS encoding nuclear transport factor 2 family protein produces MPLTRLLHYWFEEVWRKGNMDAVAEVMTPDTLISGAISALAEPECDYGEVVAALRNLLGPMTFTFTHAMETADWVSVRLLVRTCKPSDGTPFQITGQLMARVEEGRIAELHSNMDYFQMFEKLGQLPPEALAVCMTGERLK; encoded by the coding sequence ATGCCTTTGACCCGGCTGCTGCACTACTGGTTCGAAGAGGTGTGGCGCAAAGGGAATATGGACGCCGTTGCCGAGGTGATGACCCCAGACACGTTGATTTCCGGCGCGATCTCTGCCCTGGCAGAACCAGAATGCGACTATGGCGAAGTTGTCGCGGCGCTGCGCAACCTGCTGGGGCCGATGACTTTCACTTTTACCCACGCAATGGAAACCGCAGACTGGGTTTCCGTCCGGCTTTTGGTTCGCACCTGCAAGCCAAGCGATGGCACGCCCTTTCAGATCACCGGTCAGCTGATGGCCCGGGTGGAGGAGGGCAGGATCGCCGAACTGCACTCCAATATGGACTACTTCCAGATGTTTGAGAAACTGGGACAGCTGCCGCCCGAGGCCCTTGCGGTCTGCATGACAGGCGAACGGTTGAAGTGA
- a CDS encoding cytochrome P450, which yields MTEILPPKPPARPDRVSFWRYLKLFRQDILSAQPARLYRAWMAEFRTPFFRSFLVNQPDLVKTLLKERPDDFPKSDRIAEGLKPLLGNSVFLTNGEAWKRQRRIIDPAFEGGRLKDTFPAMRAAADAAVARLKGRQGPVEIEEETSHAAADVIFRTLFSIPIEHEVAVQVFSRFRDYQRSQPLLNLAAFVPLPRWMPRFFRRGTRRNAEMIRGLIAQLTCERMNAIRAGTAPDDLATKIMTTRDPETGSTFDSAEMVDQVAIFFLAGHETSASALAWALYLMALYPEWQEKVAVEAEALEDESFAAVSKLKISRDVFRETLRLYPPVPMMVRQAACPEQFRNRNVPKGAQMVLSPWHLHRHERLWENPDRFDPARWGTENGRQCQREAYIPFSAGARVCTGAGFAMVEGPLILSMILRQFRITPVAGRVPVPVAHLTVRSKNGICIHLTER from the coding sequence ATGACAGAAATTCTGCCGCCGAAACCGCCCGCGCGTCCGGACCGCGTATCATTTTGGCGCTATTTGAAGCTGTTCCGTCAGGACATACTCTCGGCCCAGCCTGCGCGGCTGTACCGTGCCTGGATGGCTGAGTTCCGCACACCGTTTTTCCGCTCTTTCCTGGTCAACCAGCCGGATCTGGTGAAAACCCTGCTGAAGGAGCGCCCGGATGATTTTCCCAAGTCGGACCGCATCGCGGAGGGGCTGAAGCCCCTGCTGGGCAATTCCGTGTTCCTGACCAATGGCGAGGCCTGGAAGCGGCAGCGGCGGATCATCGACCCGGCCTTTGAAGGCGGGCGGCTGAAGGACACGTTTCCGGCGATGCGCGCGGCGGCGGATGCGGCAGTGGCCCGGCTGAAAGGGCGGCAGGGACCTGTCGAGATCGAGGAGGAGACGTCCCATGCGGCGGCGGATGTGATTTTCCGCACGCTGTTTTCGATCCCGATCGAGCATGAGGTGGCAGTGCAGGTTTTCAGCCGCTTCCGGGACTACCAGCGCAGCCAGCCGCTGTTGAACCTGGCGGCCTTTGTGCCATTGCCGCGCTGGATGCCGCGGTTTTTCCGCCGCGGCACCCGCCGGAACGCTGAAATGATCCGGGGGCTGATTGCACAGCTGACCTGCGAACGTATGAATGCAATCCGCGCGGGCACGGCGCCGGATGACCTGGCGACCAAGATCATGACCACCCGCGACCCGGAAACCGGCAGCACCTTCGATTCTGCCGAGATGGTGGATCAAGTGGCCATCTTCTTTCTGGCGGGGCATGAAACCAGCGCCTCGGCACTGGCCTGGGCGCTGTATTTGATGGCGCTTTATCCCGAATGGCAGGAGAAGGTGGCAGTTGAAGCCGAGGCGCTGGAAGATGAAAGCTTTGCCGCGGTTTCGAAGCTGAAAATCAGCCGGGATGTTTTTCGCGAAACGCTGCGGCTCTACCCTCCGGTGCCGATGATGGTGCGCCAGGCAGCATGCCCGGAACAATTCCGCAACCGCAATGTGCCCAAGGGGGCGCAAATGGTGCTGAGCCCCTGGCATTTGCACCGGCATGAGCGGCTGTGGGAGAACCCGGACAGGTTCGATCCGGCGCGCTGGGGGACGGAGAACGGCAGGCAATGCCAGCGCGAGGCTTATATTCCGTTTTCAGCCGGGGCAAGGGTTTGCACCGGGGCAGGGTTTGCCATGGTAGAAGGGCCGCTGATCCTGTCGATGATCCTGCGTCAGTTCCGAATCACACCAGTAGCGGGCAGGGTTCCGGTGCCGGTGGCGCATCTGACAGTGCGGTCAAAGAACGGTATCTGTATCCATCTGACGGAACGGTAA
- the fumC gene encoding class II fumarate hydratase, translating into MSETRTETDSFGPLEVPADKYWGAQTQRSIMNFPIGWEKQPVAIVRALGVIKQACAMANKESGKLDARIGDAVIQAASEVVAGKFDDNFPLVVWQTGSGTQSNMNSNEVIANRAIEILGGVIGSKDPVHPNDHCNMGQSSNDTFPTAMHIATAMSVRDVLVPGLTKLAEGLEAKAEAFKDIIKIGRTHTQDATPLTLGQEFGGYAHQIRQGLARVEAAMPGIYELAQGGTAVGTGLNTQKGWGEKVAANMAEITGLPFVTAPNKFEALAAHDAMVFLSGALATIAGSCYKIANDIRFLGSGPRSGLGELILPENEPGSSIMPGKVNPTQAEALTQVAAHVMGNDAAIKFAGSQGHFELNVYNPMMSYNLLQSIQLLGDAADSFTERMLNGIQANEPRIDKLMKESLMLVTALAPTIGYDNATKVAKTAHKNGTTLKEEAIALGFVDAATFDAVVRPEQMIGPKD; encoded by the coding sequence ATGTCCGAAACCCGCACCGAAACCGACAGCTTTGGCCCGCTTGAGGTCCCCGCAGACAAGTATTGGGGTGCCCAGACCCAGCGTTCAATCATGAACTTTCCGATCGGCTGGGAAAAGCAGCCTGTCGCCATTGTGCGCGCGCTGGGGGTGATCAAGCAGGCCTGCGCCATGGCCAACAAGGAGTCGGGCAAGCTGGATGCAAGGATCGGTGATGCCGTGATCCAGGCCGCCAGCGAAGTGGTTGCCGGCAAGTTCGACGACAACTTCCCGCTGGTGGTCTGGCAGACCGGGTCCGGCACCCAGTCCAACATGAACTCCAACGAGGTGATCGCCAACCGCGCGATCGAGATCCTGGGCGGCGTCATCGGTTCCAAGGACCCGGTGCACCCGAACGATCACTGCAACATGGGCCAGTCCTCGAACGACACATTCCCCACCGCCATGCATATCGCCACTGCGATGAGCGTGCGCGACGTGCTGGTGCCCGGCCTGACCAAACTGGCCGAGGGGCTGGAGGCCAAAGCCGAGGCGTTCAAGGACATCATCAAAATCGGCCGCACCCATACCCAGGACGCCACCCCGCTGACACTGGGCCAGGAATTTGGCGGTTATGCGCATCAGATCCGTCAGGGTCTGGCGCGGGTCGAAGCGGCGATGCCCGGCATCTATGAACTGGCGCAGGGCGGTACCGCGGTTGGCACCGGGCTGAACACCCAGAAAGGCTGGGGCGAGAAAGTTGCCGCCAACATGGCAGAGATTACCGGCCTGCCCTTTGTCACCGCCCCCAACAAGTTCGAAGCACTGGCCGCCCATGACGCCATGGTGTTCCTGTCCGGAGCGCTCGCAACCATCGCGGGCAGCTGCTACAAGATCGCCAATGACATCCGCTTCCTCGGCTCCGGCCCGCGCTCCGGCCTGGGCGAGCTGATCCTGCCGGAGAACGAACCTGGCTCCTCGATCATGCCGGGCAAGGTGAACCCGACCCAGGCTGAGGCGCTGACCCAGGTGGCAGCGCATGTGATGGGCAATGACGCGGCGATCAAGTTTGCAGGCTCGCAGGGCCACTTCGAGCTGAACGTCTACAACCCGATGATGTCCTACAACCTGCTGCAGTCGATCCAGCTGCTGGGCGATGCGGCGGACAGCTTTACCGAGCGGATGCTGAACGGGATTCAGGCCAATGAGCCGCGCATCGACAAGCTGATGAAGGAGTCGCTGATGCTGGTGACGGCTTTGGCGCCGACCATCGGTTACGACAACGCCACCAAGGTCGCCAAGACCGCACACAAGAACGGCACCACGCTGAAGGAAGAAGCGATTGCGCTCGGGTTTGTGGATGCAGCCACCTTTGACGCGGTTGTGCGGCCGGAGCAGATGATCGGGCCCAAGGACTGA